One Salvia miltiorrhiza cultivar Shanhuang (shh) chromosome 6, IMPLAD_Smil_shh, whole genome shotgun sequence genomic window, AGAATTCGAATTcatgtaaaaaaaattctcattcaaataaatatcagtcatatgataCATTAAAGCAATATCTACAAATCAATTTAATATCTCACCACATATGAGATCTCATTATTGGGAACGCAAAATGTGTTGAGAATGCAAAATGTAATGCGCAAATAAGTTGAGAATGCAATAATGTATTGAAAATTGAGAAAGCGCAAATAAGTCAATATTTctacgaataaatcaatataacgCATGAATAAACATTCTCATCTGGGTTTGAATTCTGGACAGGGCGAGATTTTCATCACATACAGTTATTCGTGAGTTATGTTGATTTATTcgtaaaattttattgatttattcgtttATTCCATTTTTCACAACAAAATAGAAGTGTCACTGGAACCACACCTTAtgggtgggctaaaataaaaacacttcttaaatataaaataggacATTTCCAGTCCtttgatcatcaagatctaagGTTGATTTatcactttgttggatgaattcatggtcctgagttcgaaacttaaaggtagcaaaaattttatttttttgcaattcacacatttatacaacgaattcacaCGTGTTCTACGTAGAGTTCGTACATTTACATacgatttctctaaaattaacTTTCAACCTAGATCAATTGTgtaaatttatttctattttatatatattctaaGAGTTGTTTTTAGCCTAACCctccactatatatatagttaggTGGTTCAGTGAGAaccatatttttcgtgaaaacATGAGAACCAttataattaatgcatttgCCGTAAAAATTAATGCCTCTGCTATTAAAATAGATGCATTCGAAAAAGATAAAATTTTTGCTCATTCCAAGATTCGAACTCAAATGATGCATTCATCTAGCAACATGATGCATCTACTGTAGATCTTGAAGATCGATTCTCCGTTCTTATATTATTTAGTAAGTTATATATATGGttaagttatactccctccgtccacaaaaaatagcccatttttgccattttgggatgtccacaaaaattagtctcttttcatttttggaaacTATCTATCACATGGTGAGTCTTATTctctactcacaatacaattaattatcattataaacactaaTTTTTAAGTGGGCTCATTTGTCCATTCACAATACAATagccatttttttattaaaaacccgtgccgtccacctttaggactatttttggtggacggagggagtagttagaatgactattttcatgaaaaatgaaataatgaataagtcaatatatagGGTTggataagctgcttgtaatgcaCGAATGACTGTAATTAagctaattaataaaattttcaccCTCTTTAGGATTTGAATCTAGGTTTGAATAGTTATTTGTGTATTACAAGAATTTTATTCAACCCTATATATTGacttattaatattaattaattctcATTCTCACACAATATAGGCATTCCTACTTTAGTCTTTTTCAACCCTTAAAAAAAAAGGTTCGGAACCCTTATATAAAATGACATCAAGAATTATTCTCAGTCCTTCATTTAccgtggatgcatcatcttgattGATAAATGCAGTACTTGAGTTTGAATCTCATAGAAAATGCAAATTTCTTCttactatttttttcaatagtaattaatttcactaCAAATATAAGTAATTTTACATATTAATGCATTGCGTTCAATTTTCACGATAAAACGTGATTTTCAAAATAATCAACCTCTTTATAATTAAAGACTAGAActtccattcgtgcgatgcacgacgaacattgaaattaaatgacatgtttaaataataaaaagatataaaataaaatataaatataaataaatgaaaaatatgttttaataataaaatataataatcaacatcaattactcaataaaatcttgaatttgaaatgtagattttcaactttgtattaagtataatgataattatagttattagaTAAATTTAAATTGTTTGACAATGAAAATTGACAATACacattattattgttattatagagtattaagcgtcataataaataaattaatattttcatacccaaatataaataaaatattttaaaatgttaaggaagagaaaaaataaaatatttttaattttaatttttttatttataattttttcattttaaattcatttttgataactttttataccatattaaaaatCTTCTCACGAACTTAAAATTAAGATGTAGGAGTagtatattaagtattttttcatgtactatattttatgatgtttagaaaaaaaaaactaaagaaaaaaaaatagataaaaaaatagtgaaaaattagtgaaagatgagagagagaaaatgaaggaaaaaattggagggaaaaaactcctcttttaaatactctctccgtcccaaacgaaatgtcttatttcttttcggcacggagattaagaaatgtgtataaggtagataaagtgggttggtggaaattatttaaatattaagtatagagagagtgtattgccgaaaaaaagaaacatgacatttcgtttgggacagcccaaaaaataaaataggacatttcgtttgggacgaagggagtattatatagatTAGGCTGTATCCCTACCATTGATTAGGGAAGTTAGGACGAATGAGATTAAATAGAATATTCGAGAATCACGTGATGTCCGATGAAATATGCAAAGGAgctcaaaaataattaaagggATGTTTGTGTTTAATCTTCTAAATGAGAAAAATTGTGGGGTGGGGGGGCCACTTGACATCATGGGTCCTTGCATAacacccatttaaaaaaaaacaaacaaacaaaaacgtTTTAACTaataaagttttattgttgcgaaaaataatttttctttctttctgtaTTCTCGTTTTTCTTCTTACACTCTTATTTATTAAAacaactagcatttgcaccccgtgcaatgcacggaaaacgtttttatatttttatatatataaattgataccAGTTCaattaaatataagaaaaaaattaatttttcacttaatatatttgagttgaatattaaaaaatataaaaaaaataaaaaacaaagaaaaatccacaataataaaaattaatattgtgaaaaggcataaataataagtaaaaagaataaaatagaaaaaattgatttattcaaaaaaaagaggagagatgagagagaatttttaaaaatcattaatctttaaataaatataactctccattttaaatcaaatatttacataaaatatatcaaattaatgctcttatcatgatatttaatttgatatattttataaataattttaatttcacaattttagaaagaaataatattaaaaaataagaacacaaagaaaaaattatattgtacaaataaaacttcaattttttataactacaaaattgccacttattaattttgaaattgaaaattatcttcttaatatattataaattattatataaatataaatttataaattatttataaccaatgccttataaattgtgtatatatacacatataaacatataattcattatgGAATTATAAACGTGGGTtatgcaatttttctttttaaacgtggggtgtgcatttttttttttaaattatgggttatgcaattttaattgagttagttacttaatttttgaataCATACAATAAGTCATTAGTTTTGTAAGAAAtcacaaaattgccattgaaattgatttgaaatcaatttctaattgaaaactgctgttttaatatagtatagatgtaAGTAACGATTGAATTAATTTCATGAAATCTCTGAAGAAATGGCATTACATTTATGCAAAACATAAAGAGAATGAGAATGAACAAATatgatgagaaatgagaataaattTGTAACGttagatttttaaattttatggcTAATATTATCtagagaaaataaagttttacCTAAGTTTGAATTCTATAAGAAGCTaaaatttttatcaattaattgaatttcgttatgtATTTATTATAAGTAATTTATGTAACATTGTATATTGACTTATGCGTTATTTCACGTTTTCTACAAAAAAATACCTTTACTTTTCTGCATTTACTTTAGCAATATAATCCTGCAAAATGGCATTACATAATcttaacaataaatctatgcagccacccacacactaatataataagaaaaatcttgatttatttaatttattttttaaaataaaaataagatttagttattttattatattctctacattgtactttttttttttgcattttttatttttaatttattttgtaataaaaataaaaaaattaccaaaaaattgcaaaaaaataactacaatgtagagaatatgataaaataactaaattttatttttattttaaaaaataagttaaataaattaaattattttttgtttagaTAAATTGTGGGCGGCCACAATTTGTCTGTTTAACAATACTCTAATCTTAAACATACCATTAAGTATCTTGCAAACTATAACATTATGTAGCATTTATGTGGGCAAGCGTACGTGTTTCCAAGaagagtagtgctatttggacaaaatttgtccaaacaaaaattaagttaaaaacttttaaaaattcatttatttataaattttgattcaagttttaaaaagatttagttagttttattattttttccatattgtagttttttcataattttttaacaatttttattattttttattattttatttgtagtttgtgtactttaaaaataacaataattaaaaaggttattaaaaaattacaatataaataaaacaataaaactagttaaatcctattttattttgaatcaaatttcataaataaatttattttataaagtatttaatcatattttgtccggacaaattttgtccaaacaCTACAAGAATATGACCGATTACCGACGGTAATTTTTCATCGGGGATCCGTCGGTAAGTCCGTCGGTAATTTAGCGGGAAAGATTCCGCCAACACCCGTCGGTAAATCCGTCGCTATGTATGAAAGAGTATTTCCGTCGTTAATCCGTCGTTATTCGGTCGTTATTTTGTAACGGAATTAATTCCGTCGGTGTCCGATagcttttcttgtagtgaaataGCATTATTGTTCCAAGAAAGATACAACACATTAAGATATTATTAATACACAAACCctgaaaaatcattttttttttgtgcagcCAATTTTAGAGTGAATGAATATAAATGCCCtcaattacaaaataaataaatacagatTCTAAAATGTTGTTGCAGCGCCAATGACGGATACCCTTATCTGATACCAacctttatttcattttttttagcttTGCAATATATGTTGTCATTTATATTCTTTTATACTGAAAATTGAGGCTTGTTATTCAACATAATGTTTGTACAACTGGAACATTCATGTTTGCTTGCCTATTGATGCGACTGCAAGCGtgcaataattaatataaattgtacTGCACCACTCGACTTGTCCTCGTGCATCAGGACAAATTATACTACTCCGTGTTTTAAATCATTATCCAGAATTAAtggctatttttttttctctagttaataagttttttttttctttattgctaaaatgataatttattttgcaGGCATCAGCATATAAAGTGCTTCAAGAAACTTGCAACTATGTTAGAAGCTTACAGAAAGAGATGGATGATTTGAGTGCGAGGTTATCAGAGTTGTTATCTACGATAGATAATGACACCCCCCAAGCTGAAATAATTAGGGCATTAATCTAATTCATTATTGAAGGAGTTTAGGTTAATTAATTGCCATTCTGTATCGGTATTGGCTAATTGACGATCCTGTAACTGCTACCTTCGACAGATTGTATTTGGCCTACTACTTATTACTATTGTACACTTTCCTTGCACTTAATCATGAACTATCTAcaacttcttcttctcttttaaAAGAAGAGGAGCGGTGGAGTTTGAACCCTAAATATCACGATTAATTATACTGCTTAAATGTCATAAATGtttccctcaaaaaaattaGATGTCATAAATTAGACATGATATATGCTCGTATCGTAATTAATAATTACAGTATCTCATTAGAAATGAGGTCATATTTTCAATCAAATTAAGTTTCTTCAACTAATATCCATCTTACAAATCAGTaaaattaatgaatattttctttttgtttttttcagcgaaaaattaatgaaatattatacatgtgagaaaattttcaataaattaaaattcaaatcaatACCGAGTCACAGATCGATCTAGCAAGTGCTACGGTTGTTAAAGATGCGAAGTTGAATTAGTTTTAGGGGGGCCGGGGTTCAACCAACCATCAAGGGATCTTATGTCTCACAATTTATTTTGTTCCTCTATTATTTCACTATTTTGTAGTAACTATTTattacaaaatttatatttctattattatataatgatgcataataaatatttatgagagagagagaaagaaaaaaaggttccacggagaatgctaaatatttagggAATGGAGAATGGGTGAGAAAACATCGAACAAGTCAATAGTTTccatgaacaaatcaatgtaccgtaTAAACAAGCATTTTggtctgggttcgaatcctggagaggTAGGATTTTCATCATATTTACTAGATACATTTGTACATAAATTATGTTAGTTTGTTCGTAGAATTTATTGACTTTTTCGTTATTTTCTATTCTCccgaaaaatatatttatttagttaCATCTGGCTATTTCTTTTTctaattctagggtttgtatagTTGATTAAATTTATACGATTGATTTGTTGATACTGATTTGCACTCCATGTGCTCTACAACGTGTCCTCCCAGACAcaaaaacacataaaaaatacaagaaaaaaacTCGATGTAGACCTAAACACAAACTCAAAATAGTACGAAAAACGGGCTCGTTAGAGTGGGTTAATCCCTTGCAACAAATAttagaaaagatgagaaaagaAAAACATCGTAACAATCAGTGGTGGCGACGTTGCTAGGGAAGAAGATCATGCTAGTGTATTTGTGTCATGTATGTGTATATGTATTTGTTGTGAAGGgagaaagatgagagagagagcacAAGAGGTGttagagaaaaaagagaaagtgTTGCTATGTGTGTTCAGTGAATTGGGTGAAAAAAGGGAAAAGTCTACCCCGCGCTCAACTCGGCTGCGCATCTTACCGTAGATGCGAACACGTCGCTAGTTGaataaaattgagaaaattcttttattactcAACCAGAACGGTTTCTTTTTaaattagttcaaatttttgaaaCCACCGATTTCTTGTTTAACATGGCTGTAATTATAGGTAAACGTGCCTAGCAAATATTACGACACATGAGCATAAACATGGTATGAGGTCAATGTtgtgaaaatatattaattatacaGGTTTAATTAATATACACCGTCCATGATTCTAAAGTTGATGCTACACTGTCAGATGTGTTGATACTTCTTTGACACAGCCCTTGCGGACTTTTACTGAGATTGTAGATGTATTCGCATCTGTTTTGGATCAAAAGCTCTAAACGTTGTAGTTCCATGGAAGGTTGACATTTGTTTTGACTTCAAATTAAAGATGTAGACATTGTAGTTCTATGGAAGGTTCACTAGTCAAATCACCGGGTACAGTAAATTCCATTGTAATGTTAATCCATGATAGTATTTTACGTATTGTTTTTGGCAAAGTTCTACGTTTGTTTAAATGGACGTCGGAAATGTGTAACTAAGAAAGTGTgtctattattctttatttacgTCCCATTGGTCAAACATGGTGCTATTTACAAAGATGACATgttaattttctcaaaaatagCATAGAAATGTGGAAGTAAAGTTTTGAGGTTTTAAGTTGTATGTTGAGATAGTTGCTctgaacaaaaacaaaaataaaaagaaatgttGGATAGGAAGTGTGTTTCTGAGTTTTTTATACGAACTTAGTTGAGTTTTGGTccttttggatgattaaatttgggAAAGGTTAATATGTTTTTGTGCTTCGTTCCTGTGTTATTCATTTGTATTATAGGTGGGGTGTTCACTACTTCTACCCAAATATGGTATCTAAATGATGTGAGAGATAATTTATCGGAGGCAAACTTGTGTCTGTTGCAAAGATGTTGTTTTGGCCAATTTTTTGATTTGGGTAAGCTTAATTTCCAAGGAGATTTGTGTAACTTGTTGTGTAGAAGTCTACGTTCAGTAGCTTGAAAAGGATGAGCTTAGTATTTCACTTTGGGGATCATATAGTGGAATTTGGACCCACAGATTTTGTGTCATGACTGGTTTAGATTTTAGTGGCAGTGCAACACTCCCTAGACTGTCTAACTTCCATGGTAGTATGTTTTCATCTCGTGCTGATTTGAAATTTGTGGATGTTGAAAAGAAATTTCAGAATGAATGTATTAAGAGTGGGGGAAATTCAGATCATAGTTTGGAGCTCGCATACCTAttgatagttggattaaggtgcagataggcctcTGTTGTTAGGGCTGTAAAATTGGGTATCCGCGGGACAAAATCATCCGAAACTTCCACCCTCACCCGTCCCACCTACATgttgcgggtacccgaatacccgcagcgggtatcAGCTGCGGGTATGAGGATACCCGCACAAtcctatattttttttgttgattttaattttgCGGGTATTTTGTCCCACTGGAAGGTATTTTGTCCCTCataattcacaaaaaaaaatgaaaatatcctttctatttcatcgattatccataaaacctgtgacaaataaataataaataaacagctGACAAACAAGCACAACGATCAACTAGGGCAGAGATGAGAGACGAGAACTAGGGCTAGGGGGTTAATTCATTTCCTAAAATTCctaaaaattatttcattttaaatttattgcgGGTACGCGGGTACCCGCTACCCGACATTTTTGAGTATATActacccgcacccgaccctcctCTTTAAATTTGCGGGtgtcgggtacccgatacccgtgCGGGTATCGAggcgggtgagggtatacccgatacccgcaacccgaaTTTACAGCCCTACTTGTTGTATAGGCCTCTATAGTGTATTGCTATCcatactcactgtgtgtgcaaataggccccTAAAGTCCGAAAAATCGATCAATTAAGCTTGTTTGACTAACCGTTGTTAGTAAAACATTAGTCAATTTTTTTACCcccaatttctttcttctttcaatttctaCCCCCAATTTCAATTCAGCCACCGCCGACATCTCCCTCGGCCTCTCTTCTCTTCTAGACAAGGCCGCCGGCCACCTCTTCTTCGCTTAAGGCGGCTGCACATGAGAGTATTAAAGGGAATATCTCAATTCCCTCAAGTTCCTAAATCTTCTCAGATCCCCGACCCCAAAATCAAAAAAGGGAAAACAGCAACTTACGTGAAAGATTAGAATAGAACCATGACCTTCGTCCAACGCGCCGCTCACCTCCGCTCCGCTGACGACACGCCTCTCCAGTCGCCATTCCCATCTCCTGCATTCTTCACAAATTTATATGAAGCAAACTGATGAATCTAGAATTGAACCTATCAGATTTACGGTGGAAAGTTTTCTATTATCTACCTGTGTTCCCATGGTTAAGCATAAATATCAGAAAATTAAAGAGAATCGGATAGTGGAAAAAATAGAGAGAGCCTCCGTTTTATTTCAAGGGTGCCCCTATTTATAGAGGTTACAAGgaggataaaatagtaattttacaCTGATACACACGCTACACGCCTTAACTAACTAGGTCTAAGCGAATATATCTAAGAAGAGGAGTGTTAGATTCTTTGTCGGGATATTGTCTTCAATCTTCGCCTCTGGCGTTATCTCTCAGCTCTGCCTTGAAAGCGTCCTCTGATCTGACCCAGCCTATCCTTGTCCCGACTCTGATCTGACCTGGGGTTAAGTGTTCCTCAACACTACCGATCTCTTATGATCGTATGCTCAATAAGGTGGGCCACGTGTTATGATCTTAGAGGTATAGATACTGCacccctcatcagctactctcCCTCTGGTATGGTCGAACGATCCTTTCCAGAGTTTGACCATATGTCAAAAATGCTTTAAAAGCTAATAGCTACTCTCCCCCTGGTACGGTCAAACGATCCTTTCCAGAGTTTGACCATATCCCGACAAAGAATCTGATACTCCTCTTCTTAGATATATTCGCTTAGACCTAGTTAGTTAAGGCGTGTAGCGCGTGTATCAGtgtaaaattactattttatcctcCTTGTAACCTCTATAAATAGGGGCACCCTTGAAATAAAACGGAAGCTCTCTCTATTTTTCCACTATCCGATTCTCTTTAATTTTCTAATATTTACGCTTAACCATGGGAACACAGGTAGATAATAGAAAACTTTCCACCCTAAATCTGATAGGTTCAATTCTAGATTCATCACAAACACTTTAAAAGCCCGATTCTTCTTATTTAGAATATGATTTTAAGCTGCCAcaagctctcaaaaaccctcTTAATCGctacaacttttatttttgaatttcacTCCTTTCACACACACCTTCCTCCCTGAATCCTGATTCAGCTAAAGAAAACTTTTGACAAAAATGATAAGGTATGGAGTTTTTCTTTCGTTATTAGTAAACATTAAAAAATGAAAGTCCTTACAATTACTCATTTTTTGAatcatgattttgaattttgttgttTCGTGTTGTGTGAATTGAGCTGTAATTGAATAAGAATTAGTAGATATATTTGCAGATTATTGTGTTATTACTTGTTCTTTGATGCTTGTGTATATATCTATTTAGTATACACATTTAAATACTTGGAATAAGATGGGTCAAAATGATTTTGCTGCCGCCTCAAAAGAAGAAGAGGTGACCGGCGACCTCGTCACCGCCGGAAGAGAAAAGAGTTCGAGGGAGATGTCGGTGGTGGCTGAATTGAAATTGAGTGTAGAAATTGGGGAtaaaaattgaaagaagaaagaaattgggggttaaaaaaattgactaacgTTTGACTAATAGCGGTTAGTCAAACGGGCttaattgatcgattttttGGACTTTGGGGGCCTATTGGCACACACAGTGagtgatgcagcccgaacagagccaagctcgcgccagagcagagatgaatcccgcgccagaccagagcagagaagccgaactgccagagcagagaagtcgactGTGCCCGCGCAGAGAAGtcaagtctgcccgagcagcgaagtcgaagcTGCGAGAGCAGAGAAGCCGAACTGCCAGAGCAGGGAAGTCGActgtgcccgagcagagaagtcaagtctgcccgagcagcgaagtcgaagctgccagagcagagaagccgactttccagagcagaggagcagaattacc contains:
- the LOC130988818 gene encoding transcription factor PRE1-like: MTGRRSRQASGSSRISDDQIIELVSKLHQLLPHQVPNSRRSNKASAYKVLQETCNYVRSLQKEMDDLSARLSELLSTIDNDTPQAEIIRALI